A window of the Haloarcula litorea genome harbors these coding sequences:
- a CDS encoding METTL5 family protein encodes MPTKSALAQQLGVVAGFDDPQASLEQYRTPPDLAAHLVHTADLQGDIQGRTVVDLGCGTGMLALAAALRGPETVVGVDVDPAPLSTARRNEGKVGTRTSVSWVRADATRAPLCPPAETTVVMNPPFGAQSGNEHADRGFLATAAAVADVSYSVHNAGSREFVESFAADNGGEVTHAFEAEFTLPRQFDFHDAESREITVEVYRIDWDR; translated from the coding sequence ATGCCGACGAAGAGCGCCCTCGCCCAGCAGCTCGGTGTCGTCGCGGGGTTCGACGACCCCCAGGCCAGCCTCGAACAGTACCGGACGCCGCCGGACCTGGCGGCTCACCTCGTCCACACGGCCGACCTGCAGGGCGACATCCAGGGCCGGACCGTCGTGGATCTGGGCTGTGGGACCGGGATGCTGGCGCTGGCCGCGGCGCTCCGGGGGCCCGAGACGGTGGTGGGCGTCGACGTCGACCCCGCCCCGCTGTCGACGGCCCGCCGGAACGAGGGGAAGGTCGGGACGCGCACCTCGGTCTCCTGGGTCCGGGCCGACGCCACGCGGGCCCCGCTCTGTCCCCCGGCCGAGACGACGGTCGTGATGAACCCCCCGTTCGGGGCGCAGTCGGGCAACGAACACGCGGACAGGGGCTTCCTGGCGACTGCCGCGGCCGTCGCCGACGTCTCATACTCCGTCCACAACGCGGGGAGCCGCGAGTTCGTCGAGTCGTTCGCGGCCGACAACGGCGGCGAGGTGACCCACGCCTTCGAGGCGGAGTTCACGCTCCCGAGGCAGTTCGACTTCCACGACGCCGAGTCCCGCGAGATCACCGTCGAGGTGTACCGGATCGACTGGGACCGGTAG
- a CDS encoding hybrid sensor histidine kinase/response regulator — translation MSGTSAELDVLLVEDNPGDAKLVEHYLDLPTVSEFVEDLALDHEESLPTANDRLESRDYDVVLLDLGLPESTGLDTLDRATDLVDGTPIIVLTGMNDQETALEAVRRGAEDYLPKGDLDGDRLVRALRYAVVRRRQQTKLRRQADRMEFFNSILRHDMLNGMNVIRARAEMLERELHGQQAEFATTIVEWSDDIIDLTQKVRSVLDSVASEEMTETDQMALTPAVESAADRARSARPDCDVTVDVDDVVVVADDLLPDVFGNLLLNAVEHGYTPADSQTHGDGDGVTVEVTSTVRDTSAVVRVADDGPGVDPADRREIFERGEKGSESAGTGFGLYFVDAMIDSYGGQIHVEDSDLGGAAFVVELPLE, via the coding sequence ATGTCGGGAACGTCAGCAGAGCTCGACGTCCTGCTCGTCGAGGACAACCCCGGTGACGCGAAGCTCGTCGAGCACTACCTCGACCTGCCGACCGTCTCGGAGTTCGTCGAGGACCTGGCCCTCGACCACGAGGAGTCCCTGCCGACGGCGAACGACCGCCTGGAGAGCCGCGACTACGACGTCGTCCTCCTCGACCTCGGACTGCCGGAGTCGACCGGCCTCGACACCCTCGACCGGGCGACCGACCTCGTCGACGGGACGCCGATCATCGTCCTGACCGGGATGAACGATCAGGAGACGGCGCTCGAAGCCGTTCGCAGAGGGGCGGAGGACTACCTCCCGAAGGGCGACCTCGACGGGGACAGGCTCGTTCGCGCGCTCCGCTACGCGGTCGTCAGGCGGCGACAGCAGACCAAGCTCCGGCGGCAGGCGGACCGGATGGAGTTCTTCAACAGCATCCTCCGGCACGACATGCTCAACGGGATGAACGTCATCCGAGCGAGGGCGGAGATGCTGGAACGGGAGCTCCACGGGCAGCAGGCCGAGTTCGCGACGACCATCGTGGAGTGGAGCGACGACATCATCGACCTGACCCAGAAGGTCCGGTCGGTCCTCGACAGCGTCGCGTCCGAGGAGATGACCGAGACAGACCAGATGGCCCTGACACCGGCGGTCGAGAGCGCGGCCGATCGGGCACGGTCGGCGCGTCCCGACTGCGACGTGACCGTCGACGTCGACGACGTGGTCGTCGTGGCCGACGACCTGTTACCGGACGTGTTCGGTAACCTCCTGCTCAACGCCGTGGAACACGGGTACACGCCCGCGGATTCGCAGACGCACGGGGACGGCGACGGGGTCACGGTCGAAGTGACCTCCACCGTCCGTGACACCTCGGCGGTCGTCCGGGTCGCCGACGACGGTCCGGGCGTCGATCCGGCCGACCGTCGGGAGATATTCGAGCGCGGCGAGAAGGGGTCCGAGTCCGCCGGGACCGGGTTCGGACTCTACTTCGTGGACGCGATGATCGACAGCTACGGCGGGCAGATCCACGTCGAGGACAGCGACCTCGGCGGCGCGGCGTTCGTCGTCGAGCTCCCGCTCGAATAA
- a CDS encoding YlbF family regulator: MSIDSDTAADPTGDRVEELATEFGEAITELPVYQRYVEAKEAVENHEEAQEAIQEFEQLREEFQLARQTGRASQEDLRQLQAAQEDLHDIPVMSDYLQVQNELELRLQELNEMVSDELVVDFGQKAGGCCED, translated from the coding sequence ATGAGCATCGACAGCGACACCGCCGCCGACCCGACCGGCGACCGCGTCGAGGAACTCGCGACGGAGTTCGGCGAGGCGATCACCGAGCTCCCGGTCTACCAGCGCTACGTCGAGGCAAAGGAGGCCGTCGAGAACCACGAGGAGGCCCAGGAGGCCATCCAGGAGTTCGAGCAGCTCCGCGAGGAGTTCCAGCTCGCCCGGCAGACCGGCCGCGCCTCCCAGGAGGACCTCCGGCAGCTACAGGCCGCCCAAGAGGACCTCCACGACATCCCGGTGATGAGCGACTACCTCCAGGTCCAGAACGAACTGGAACTCCGCCTCCAGGAGCTCAACGAGATGGTCTCGGACGAGCTGGTCGTCGACTTCGGACAGAAGGCCGGCGGCTGCTGCGAGGACTGA
- the dph2 gene encoding diphthamide biosynthesis enzyme Dph2, giving the protein MSQERTEGDLRNTGLSLRHDREWDYELDRIVDAVDERDAEKVGLQFPEGLKRRGPAVADDLRAELPDDVTVMISGQPCYGACDLDTFLMRRTDVFVHFGHSPMKESDKIIYVPLFSNVDVFPMMERAADEELTAPDEDPDVGLVTTAQHMNKFDEMKAWLEERGYDVHTRKGDDRLTHEGQVLGCNYASAEVDADQILYVGGGKFHPLGLAMEHPEKKVVIADPVNNALSIADTEKFMKQRYASVHKAMDADEWGVIFCTKIGQGRWEKAQEIVENNDDAYLITMDEVTPDRLTNFGLDAYVNTGCPRITTDDGPQFKKPMLTPGEYEIAIGERDLEDLEFDTFHGTW; this is encoded by the coding sequence ATGAGCCAAGAGCGGACTGAGGGCGACCTCCGGAACACCGGGCTGTCGCTCAGACACGACCGGGAGTGGGACTACGAGCTCGACCGCATCGTCGACGCCGTCGACGAGCGCGACGCCGAGAAGGTCGGGCTCCAGTTCCCCGAGGGGCTGAAACGGCGCGGCCCAGCCGTCGCCGACGACCTGCGCGCGGAACTGCCCGACGACGTGACGGTGATGATCTCCGGCCAGCCCTGTTACGGGGCCTGCGACCTCGACACCTTCCTGATGCGCCGGACCGACGTGTTCGTCCACTTCGGGCACTCCCCGATGAAGGAGTCGGACAAGATCATCTACGTGCCGCTGTTCTCCAACGTCGACGTCTTTCCGATGATGGAGCGGGCCGCCGACGAGGAACTGACCGCCCCCGACGAGGACCCGGACGTGGGCCTGGTGACGACGGCCCAGCACATGAACAAGTTCGACGAGATGAAGGCGTGGCTGGAGGAGCGGGGCTACGACGTCCACACCCGGAAGGGCGACGACCGGCTGACCCACGAGGGGCAGGTGCTGGGCTGTAACTACGCCTCCGCCGAGGTCGACGCCGACCAGATCCTCTACGTCGGCGGCGGGAAGTTCCACCCGCTCGGGCTGGCGATGGAACACCCCGAGAAGAAGGTCGTCATCGCGGACCCGGTCAACAACGCCCTCTCGATCGCCGACACGGAGAAGTTCATGAAACAGCGCTACGCCTCGGTCCACAAGGCGATGGACGCCGACGAGTGGGGCGTCATCTTCTGTACGAAGATCGGCCAGGGCCGCTGGGAGAAGGCCCAGGAGATCGTCGAGAACAACGACGACGCCTACCTCATCACGATGGACGAGGTGACGCCGGACCGCCTGACGAACTTCGGGCTGGACGCCTACGTCAACACGGGCTGTCCCCGCATCACCACCGACGACGGCCCGCAGTTCAAGAAGCCGATGCTGACACCCGGCGAGTACGAGATCGCGATCGGCGAGCGGGACCTGGAGGACCTGGAGTTCGACACGTTCCACGGCACCTGGTGA
- a CDS encoding response regulator translates to MADETESRPVEILLAEDNPGDVKLTRKALERGNVLNNLHVVTDGVEAMKYLRQEGEYAGEPRPDLLLLDLNMPKKGGKEVLRDVKSDPELKRIPVVVLTSSEAEEDIVESYDLHANAYLTKPVDFDGFIEIVSHVEDFWLTVVKRPPE, encoded by the coding sequence ATGGCTGATGAAACCGAGAGCCGACCGGTCGAGATACTGCTCGCCGAGGACAACCCCGGCGACGTGAAACTGACCCGGAAGGCACTGGAACGTGGGAACGTACTGAACAACCTCCACGTCGTCACCGACGGCGTCGAGGCGATGAAGTACCTCCGCCAGGAGGGCGAGTACGCCGGCGAACCCCGGCCCGACCTCCTGTTGCTCGATCTCAACATGCCCAAGAAGGGCGGGAAGGAGGTCCTACGAGACGTCAAGTCCGACCCGGAGCTGAAGCGCATCCCCGTCGTCGTCCTCACAAGCTCCGAGGCCGAGGAGGACATCGTCGAGTCCTACGACCTGCACGCGAACGCCTACCTGACCAAACCGGTGGACTTCGACGGCTTCATCGAGATCGTCAGCCACGTCGAGGACTTCTGGCTGACCGTCGTCAAGCGGCCGCCGGAGTGA
- a CDS encoding rhomboid family intramembrane serine protease: MLQSWLPTAVAALPLRPLVVVVTVVAVLAAVRRLAGRRLAAPLRRRLLLGLPWGTLLTMALVAAIYLFVQGAWWHPRPLVTPFRTWSYFYPLGMVTGAFTHGSVGHVTGNLLGTLVFGTVVEYAWGHYPQRRGVQSFTGLRTNPFARILAVPAAMIAVGLFTGLFAIGPVVGFSGVVFALGGFALVARPYLFLGALLASRAVDQVYVALRFPQPTVGGSTRFVTPWWADIAIQGHAIGLLAGVLLAGALTLARDEPTRPARVFFAALVYAVSRGLWAVYVPVGGGEYTLYRWLGTGLVFLLALLVATATARRGRDLVPEFERDAGSLATLAVVVALCSLCLAAVPANLATIEDAEVPDEGIEVEGYTVAYAEDVRNEYAASIWTPLGIGESRTNISTSGVIVANADREIWIRTVPKGRLAVNQRATVVVGGVGWREPVYANRSGWNVLGNDTVYRVQLRRAGGPRRTAYTSPPSTADATVAGRNVTLRAAETGFRVAVSRGNETIATGPLPANMSSRSVGGLTIERNRTRIYASTNDTRVRIARARRPPD, encoded by the coding sequence CGTCGTCGTGGTGACTGTCGTCGCAGTGCTGGCGGCGGTGCGCCGCCTCGCCGGCCGCCGGCTCGCCGCGCCGCTCCGCCGCCGGCTGCTGCTCGGACTGCCGTGGGGAACGCTGCTGACGATGGCGCTCGTCGCGGCGATCTACCTGTTCGTCCAGGGGGCGTGGTGGCACCCGCGGCCGCTCGTGACGCCGTTCCGGACGTGGTCGTACTTCTACCCGCTCGGGATGGTGACGGGGGCGTTCACGCACGGGAGCGTCGGCCACGTGACGGGGAACCTCCTCGGGACGCTGGTGTTCGGGACGGTCGTCGAGTACGCCTGGGGCCACTACCCACAGCGGCGGGGCGTCCAGTCGTTCACCGGCCTGCGGACCAACCCCTTCGCGCGCATCCTGGCGGTCCCGGCGGCGATGATCGCCGTCGGCCTGTTCACCGGCCTGTTCGCGATCGGCCCCGTGGTCGGGTTCTCCGGCGTCGTGTTCGCGCTCGGCGGGTTCGCGCTCGTCGCCCGGCCGTACCTGTTCCTGGGCGCGCTGCTGGCCAGTCGCGCCGTCGACCAGGTGTACGTCGCACTCCGGTTCCCACAGCCGACCGTCGGCGGCAGTACCCGGTTCGTCACGCCGTGGTGGGCCGACATCGCCATCCAGGGCCACGCCATCGGGCTGCTGGCGGGCGTCCTCCTCGCGGGCGCGCTGACGCTCGCGCGGGACGAACCCACTCGCCCCGCCCGGGTGTTCTTCGCGGCGCTCGTCTACGCCGTCTCGCGGGGGCTGTGGGCGGTCTACGTTCCGGTCGGCGGCGGCGAGTACACGCTGTACCGCTGGCTCGGGACCGGTCTCGTCTTCCTCCTCGCCCTGCTGGTCGCGACCGCGACGGCCCGGCGGGGGCGGGACCTCGTACCCGAGTTCGAGCGCGACGCGGGATCGCTGGCGACCCTCGCGGTCGTGGTGGCGCTGTGTTCGCTGTGTCTGGCCGCCGTCCCGGCGAACCTCGCGACCATCGAGGACGCCGAGGTGCCCGACGAGGGCATCGAGGTGGAGGGGTACACCGTCGCCTACGCGGAGGACGTGCGAAACGAGTACGCCGCCAGCATCTGGACACCGCTTGGGATCGGGGAGAGTCGGACGAACATCTCGACCAGCGGCGTGATCGTGGCGAACGCCGACCGCGAGATCTGGATCCGCACCGTTCCGAAGGGGCGGCTGGCGGTGAACCAGCGCGCCACGGTGGTCGTGGGCGGGGTCGGCTGGCGGGAGCCGGTCTACGCCAACCGAAGCGGCTGGAACGTCCTGGGCAACGACACCGTCTACCGGGTCCAACTGCGCCGGGCCGGCGGCCCGCGACGCACCGCCTACACCTCCCCGCCCTCGACCGCCGACGCGACGGTGGCCGGCCGGAACGTGACGCTTCGCGCCGCCGAGACGGGCTTCCGGGTCGCGGTCTCCCGTGGGAACGAGACGATCGCGACCGGCCCACTACCGGCGAATATGTCTTCCCGGTCCGTCGGCGGGCTCACCATCGAGCGCAACCGCACCCGCATCTACGCGTCGACCAACGACACCCGCGTCAGAATCGCCCGCGCGCGTCGACCCCCGGACTGA
- a CDS encoding PAS domain-containing protein: MPTTEDGTASDRDIFEASPDPIFVHDPDTGEVTDANTAAGELLGVDPGEIAGMHVGEFSPPNFSTADANDLIREAHETGASHVEWRVEGPDGRTRWTDVELRDTTIDGEDRVVAFARDVTAYRAAEREHRTERNLLDRLLDINPAGIVIHSPEGTILRTNEQAEAILGVGRSELIGEDALPEQFRLLTVDGDPLESDATPVSKVLSTGKGVRDQELTIETDDERVVVSVSATPLYDDGEIVRVVVSLADVTERRQREQRRKERNEQLRTLVDNLPVVVFTLDPDGVFTHSTGRGLAALGLEPGELEGSSVFEAYAGYDDITDAAERALDGEEVRTTQEIGDLWFETWYQPVYDEGGELTNVVGVARDITELKRREERVEQLNDATQELLYAASRDEVAESVVRIAEGIVGRSVAAMWTDDEEDDRLSPAGATDRARRVFDADGGHLRPVDPGTDEMAIFEAGETEYVEDYRSLPAPSHSAASLRSALCLPLGEHGLLLVGSDEIEEFDEIERHLLEILASTATAALERAERARELREYHEELERSNESLQQFAYVASHDLQEPLRMVSSYVDLLETEYGDQLDEEAREYMAFAVDGARRMQDMIDGLLTYSRVQTDAEEFAEIDAEAVVEETLTALQLHVADADAEVTVGDLPNVEADRDQLGQVFQNLVKNAVTYAAEDGDERPRVEITGEVDEEMVRFRVSDNGPGVPEAVRDDIFRVFTRGGTHDSEGTGIGLPVCERIVHRHGGDIRVVSTPDEGATFEFTVPAVTTEEQAHG; the protein is encoded by the coding sequence ATGCCCACGACCGAGGACGGGACGGCGTCCGACCGCGACATCTTCGAGGCGTCGCCGGACCCCATCTTCGTCCACGACCCGGACACCGGTGAGGTGACGGACGCGAACACCGCCGCCGGGGAGCTGCTGGGAGTCGACCCCGGAGAGATAGCCGGGATGCACGTCGGGGAGTTCAGCCCGCCGAATTTCTCGACGGCGGACGCGAACGACCTGATCCGGGAGGCCCACGAGACCGGTGCGTCCCACGTCGAGTGGCGGGTCGAGGGACCGGACGGGAGGACACGCTGGACGGACGTCGAGCTGCGGGACACCACGATCGACGGCGAGGATCGCGTCGTCGCGTTCGCGCGCGACGTGACGGCGTACCGCGCCGCCGAGCGCGAACACCGGACCGAACGGAACCTGCTGGACCGGCTGCTCGACATCAACCCGGCCGGCATCGTCATCCACAGCCCGGAGGGCACGATACTGCGGACGAACGAACAGGCCGAGGCGATCCTGGGGGTCGGCCGGTCGGAGCTGATCGGCGAGGACGCGTTACCGGAGCAGTTCCGCCTGTTGACCGTCGACGGCGACCCGCTGGAGAGCGACGCCACCCCGGTCTCGAAGGTCCTCTCGACGGGGAAGGGAGTCCGCGATCAGGAACTCACGATCGAGACCGACGACGAGCGCGTCGTCGTGTCCGTGAGCGCGACGCCGCTGTACGACGACGGCGAGATCGTCCGGGTCGTCGTCAGCCTGGCGGACGTCACCGAGCGCCGCCAGCGAGAGCAGCGCCGCAAGGAGCGCAACGAGCAGCTCCGGACGCTGGTCGACAACCTCCCCGTGGTCGTGTTCACCCTGGACCCCGACGGCGTGTTCACCCACTCGACCGGGCGGGGACTGGCGGCGCTCGGGCTCGAACCCGGGGAGCTCGAGGGGTCGTCGGTGTTCGAGGCGTACGCGGGCTACGACGACATCACCGACGCCGCCGAGCGCGCACTCGACGGCGAGGAGGTCCGGACGACACAGGAGATCGGGGACCTCTGGTTCGAGACCTGGTACCAGCCTGTCTACGACGAGGGCGGCGAGCTCACCAACGTTGTCGGCGTGGCCCGCGACATCACGGAGCTGAAGCGCCGAGAGGAGCGCGTCGAGCAGTTGAACGACGCCACGCAGGAACTCCTCTACGCGGCGTCGCGGGACGAGGTCGCCGAATCGGTGGTCCGGATCGCAGAGGGGATCGTCGGTCGGTCCGTCGCCGCGATGTGGACCGACGACGAGGAGGACGACCGCCTCAGCCCCGCGGGCGCGACAGATCGAGCGCGGCGCGTCTTCGATGCGGACGGTGGGCACCTGCGCCCAGTCGATCCCGGCACCGACGAGATGGCGATCTTCGAGGCCGGGGAGACCGAGTACGTCGAGGACTACCGGTCGCTCCCAGCGCCGTCGCACTCGGCGGCCTCACTGCGCTCGGCGCTCTGTCTCCCGCTCGGGGAGCACGGGCTCTTGCTGGTCGGGAGCGACGAGATCGAGGAGTTCGACGAGATCGAGCGCCACCTGCTGGAGATCCTCGCCAGCACGGCGACCGCGGCCCTGGAGCGGGCCGAGCGAGCCCGAGAGCTCAGGGAGTACCACGAGGAGCTGGAGCGGTCGAACGAGAGCCTCCAGCAGTTCGCCTACGTGGCGTCCCACGACCTCCAGGAACCGCTGCGGATGGTGTCGAGCTACGTCGACCTGCTGGAGACCGAGTACGGCGACCAGCTCGACGAGGAGGCACGGGAGTACATGGCGTTCGCCGTCGACGGAGCCCGCCGGATGCAGGACATGATCGACGGCCTCCTGACGTACTCGCGGGTCCAGACCGACGCAGAGGAGTTCGCGGAGATCGACGCCGAGGCGGTCGTCGAGGAGACCCTCACCGCCCTCCAGTTGCACGTCGCCGACGCCGACGCCGAGGTGACTGTCGGCGACCTCCCGAACGTGGAGGCCGACCGCGACCAGCTGGGACAGGTATTCCAGAACCTCGTGAAGAACGCGGTCACGTACGCGGCCGAGGACGGCGACGAGCGGCCGCGGGTCGAGATCACCGGGGAGGTAGACGAGGAGATGGTTCGGTTCCGCGTCAGCGACAACGGTCCCGGCGTCCCCGAGGCCGTCCGAGACGACATCTTCCGAGTGTTCACGCGCGGCGGAACCCACGACTCCGAGGGGACGGGGATCGGGCTCCCGGTCTGTGAGCGCATCGTCCACCGGCACGGGGGCGACATCCGGGTGGTGTCGACGCCCGACGAGGGCGCGACGTTCGAGTTCACCGTACCAGCGGTCACGACGGAGGAGCAAGCTCATGGCTGA